A section of the Polyodon spathula isolate WHYD16114869_AA chromosome 29, ASM1765450v1, whole genome shotgun sequence genome encodes:
- the epn1a gene encoding epsin-1 isoform X1, which yields MSTSSLRRQVKNIVHNYSEAEIKVREATSNDPWGPSSSLMSEIADLTYNVVAFSEIMSMVWKRLNDHGKNWRHVYKAMTLMEYLIKTGSERVAQQCRENIYAVQTLKDFQYIDRDGKDQGVNVREKAKQLVTLLKDEERLKEERVHALKTKEKMASSAPTLSGVGGVGASAPMAGGVSGGGGVAGDPEQAWPQSSGEEDLQLQLALAMSKEEAEQLSAPPPRTDDELQLRVALSLSREEHDKEERLRRGDDLRLQMALEESKREKAKPEESSLMDLASVFPASATSVSPADPWGGGATQSQAGTDPWGSGGVATSAADPWGSGDQPVPPSHAPVTSTDPWGESGGTVSKGDPWSSTAVTPPPPSLDPWGTPASPPQRDPWSSETPPSSDPWGGREKLQHSNGTADSDPGEAPPPLSLSPDSFDFSSIGSSLPPSVPARKTPESFLGPNASLVDLDSLVSQKPKTSVTSAPSAVSAPASNPFLNTGVSTSAAPLPSSRGVSPNPFSSSPPPPSSSSLNLGQLSQFNQQQQQLRTSPLPPPLSMGMVQPGPPPLSMGMVQPGPPPLSMGMVQPGFPYPTVSPLGGPGGPILIGAPHMMMGMPVGLPPSSMTSLPSNSQTSTGGGASSTNPFLL from the exons ATGTCGACCTCCTCGCTGCGACGGCAGGTCAAGAACATCGTCCACAACTACTCTGAGGCAGAGATCAAG GTCCGTGAAGCCACCTCTAATGACCCATGGGGTCCATCCAGCTCTCTCATGTCCGAGATCGCTGACCTCACCTACAACGTGGTGGCCTTCTCCGAGATCATGAGCATGGTGTGGAAGAGACTGAACGACCACGGCAAGAACTGGAGACACGTGTACAAG GCGATGACTCTGATGGAGTACCTCATTAAGACCGGGTCGGAGCGCGTGGCTCAGCAGTGCAGAGAGAATATCTATGCGGTGCAGACGCTGAAGGACTTCCAGTACATCGACCGGGATGGGAAGGACCAGGGTGTGAACGTTCGTGAGAAAGCAAAGCAACTCGTAACATTGCTGAAGGACGAGGAGAGGCTGAAGGAGGAGAGAGTGCACGCCCTGAAAACCAAGGAGAAGATGg CATCCTCAGCTCCAACACTGTCTGGAGTGGGCGGAGTAGGCGCGAGTGCTCCGATGGCAGGGGGCGTGTCTGGAGGAGGGGGTGTGGCCGGAGACCCAGAGCAGGCGTGGCCTCAGAGCAGCGGAGAGGAAGATCTGCAGCTTCAACTCGCACTGGCCATGAGCAAAGAGGAGGCTGAACAG TTGTCGGCTCCGCCCCCTCGGACGGACGATGAGCTGCAGTTGCGAGTGGCTCTCAGTTTGAGTCGTGAGGAGCATGACAAg GAGGAGCGTTTGAGACGAGGGGATGATCTTCGCCTGCAGATGGCCTTggaggagagcaagagagagaaagCCAAACCTGAAGAG TCCTCTCTGATGGACCTGGCCAGTGTTTTCCCCGCCTCTGCGACCTCTGTGAGCCCGGCTGACCCCTGGGGGGGTGGAGCCACTCAGAGCCAGGCCGGCACGGACCCCTGGGGCTCTGGAGGGGTCGCGACCTCTGCTGCTGACCCTTGGGGGTCGGGGGATCAGCCCGTCCCACCCAGCCATGCCCCCGTGACCTCCACTGACCCTTGGGGCGAGAGCGGGGGGACTGTTAGCAAGGGGGACCCCTGGAGCTCCACAGCCG TGACCCCTCCACCTCCCAGCTTGGACCCCTGGGGTACACCCGCGAGCCCCCCCCAGAGAGACCCCTGGAGCTCAGAGACTCCTCCCAGTTCTGATCCTTGGGGGGGTAGAGAAAAGCTGCAGCACAGCAACGGGACTGCAG ACTCTGACCCGGGTGAGGCTCCACCCCCCCTCTCCCTTTCTCCGGACTCATTTGATTTCTCCTCCATCGgctcctctctccctccatcaGTCCCGGCCCGGAAAACTCCAGAGTCCTTCCTGGGTCCCAACGCCTCGCTGGTGGATCTTGACTCGCTAGTCTCCCAGAAACCCAaaaccagtgtgaccagtgctcCCAGTGCAGTCTCAGCTCCGGCCTCCAACCCATTCCTCAACACTG gtGTCTCTACCAGTGCCGCCCCCCTTCCTTCTTCCCGAGGGGTCTCCCCCAACCctttctcctcctcccctcctcccccctcctcatCCTCTCTCAACCTGGGCCAGTTATCCCAGTtcaaccagcagcagcagcagctccgcaCCAGTCCCTTGCCCCCCCCTCTCTCCATGGGAATGGTTCAGCCTGGGCCCCCCCCCCTCTCCATGGGAATGGTTCAGCCTGGGCCACCCCCTCTTTCTATGGGAATGGTTCAGCCTGGGTTCCCCTATCCCACTGTCTCGCCCCTGGGGGGTCCCGGGGGCCCCATTCTGATTGGGGCCCCTCATATGATGATGGGAATGCCAGTGGGCCTGCCCCCTTCCAGTATGACCAGTTTGCCCAGTAACAGCCAGACTAGCACAGGAGGAGGAGCCAGCAGCACCAACCCGTTTCTGctgtga
- the epn1a gene encoding epsin-1 isoform X2 encodes MSTSSLRRQVKNIVHNYSEAEIKVREATSNDPWGPSSSLMSEIADLTYNVVAFSEIMSMVWKRLNDHGKNWRHVYKAMTLMEYLIKTGSERVAQQCRENIYAVQTLKDFQYIDRDGKDQGVNVREKAKQLVTLLKDEERLKEERVHALKTKEKMASSAPTLSGVGGVGASAPMAGGVSGGGGVAGDPEQAWPQSSGEEDLQLQLALAMSKEEAEQEERLRRGDDLRLQMALEESKREKAKPEESSLMDLASVFPASATSVSPADPWGGGATQSQAGTDPWGSGGVATSAADPWGSGDQPVPPSHAPVTSTDPWGESGGTVSKGDPWSSTAVTPPPPSLDPWGTPASPPQRDPWSSETPPSSDPWGGREKLQHSNGTADSDPGEAPPPLSLSPDSFDFSSIGSSLPPSVPARKTPESFLGPNASLVDLDSLVSQKPKTSVTSAPSAVSAPASNPFLNTGVSTSAAPLPSSRGVSPNPFSSSPPPPSSSSLNLGQLSQFNQQQQQLRTSPLPPPLSMGMVQPGPPPLSMGMVQPGPPPLSMGMVQPGFPYPTVSPLGGPGGPILIGAPHMMMGMPVGLPPSSMTSLPSNSQTSTGGGASSTNPFLL; translated from the exons ATGTCGACCTCCTCGCTGCGACGGCAGGTCAAGAACATCGTCCACAACTACTCTGAGGCAGAGATCAAG GTCCGTGAAGCCACCTCTAATGACCCATGGGGTCCATCCAGCTCTCTCATGTCCGAGATCGCTGACCTCACCTACAACGTGGTGGCCTTCTCCGAGATCATGAGCATGGTGTGGAAGAGACTGAACGACCACGGCAAGAACTGGAGACACGTGTACAAG GCGATGACTCTGATGGAGTACCTCATTAAGACCGGGTCGGAGCGCGTGGCTCAGCAGTGCAGAGAGAATATCTATGCGGTGCAGACGCTGAAGGACTTCCAGTACATCGACCGGGATGGGAAGGACCAGGGTGTGAACGTTCGTGAGAAAGCAAAGCAACTCGTAACATTGCTGAAGGACGAGGAGAGGCTGAAGGAGGAGAGAGTGCACGCCCTGAAAACCAAGGAGAAGATGg CATCCTCAGCTCCAACACTGTCTGGAGTGGGCGGAGTAGGCGCGAGTGCTCCGATGGCAGGGGGCGTGTCTGGAGGAGGGGGTGTGGCCGGAGACCCAGAGCAGGCGTGGCCTCAGAGCAGCGGAGAGGAAGATCTGCAGCTTCAACTCGCACTGGCCATGAGCAAAGAGGAGGCTGAACAG GAGGAGCGTTTGAGACGAGGGGATGATCTTCGCCTGCAGATGGCCTTggaggagagcaagagagagaaagCCAAACCTGAAGAG TCCTCTCTGATGGACCTGGCCAGTGTTTTCCCCGCCTCTGCGACCTCTGTGAGCCCGGCTGACCCCTGGGGGGGTGGAGCCACTCAGAGCCAGGCCGGCACGGACCCCTGGGGCTCTGGAGGGGTCGCGACCTCTGCTGCTGACCCTTGGGGGTCGGGGGATCAGCCCGTCCCACCCAGCCATGCCCCCGTGACCTCCACTGACCCTTGGGGCGAGAGCGGGGGGACTGTTAGCAAGGGGGACCCCTGGAGCTCCACAGCCG TGACCCCTCCACCTCCCAGCTTGGACCCCTGGGGTACACCCGCGAGCCCCCCCCAGAGAGACCCCTGGAGCTCAGAGACTCCTCCCAGTTCTGATCCTTGGGGGGGTAGAGAAAAGCTGCAGCACAGCAACGGGACTGCAG ACTCTGACCCGGGTGAGGCTCCACCCCCCCTCTCCCTTTCTCCGGACTCATTTGATTTCTCCTCCATCGgctcctctctccctccatcaGTCCCGGCCCGGAAAACTCCAGAGTCCTTCCTGGGTCCCAACGCCTCGCTGGTGGATCTTGACTCGCTAGTCTCCCAGAAACCCAaaaccagtgtgaccagtgctcCCAGTGCAGTCTCAGCTCCGGCCTCCAACCCATTCCTCAACACTG gtGTCTCTACCAGTGCCGCCCCCCTTCCTTCTTCCCGAGGGGTCTCCCCCAACCctttctcctcctcccctcctcccccctcctcatCCTCTCTCAACCTGGGCCAGTTATCCCAGTtcaaccagcagcagcagcagctccgcaCCAGTCCCTTGCCCCCCCCTCTCTCCATGGGAATGGTTCAGCCTGGGCCCCCCCCCCTCTCCATGGGAATGGTTCAGCCTGGGCCACCCCCTCTTTCTATGGGAATGGTTCAGCCTGGGTTCCCCTATCCCACTGTCTCGCCCCTGGGGGGTCCCGGGGGCCCCATTCTGATTGGGGCCCCTCATATGATGATGGGAATGCCAGTGGGCCTGCCCCCTTCCAGTATGACCAGTTTGCCCAGTAACAGCCAGACTAGCACAGGAGGAGGAGCCAGCAGCACCAACCCGTTTCTGctgtga